The following is a genomic window from Burkholderia oklahomensis C6786.
GAGCGTCGTCGCGTGCGAGGCGATGCGATGCGATGCGAGGCGATGCGATGCGAGGCGATGCGATGCGAGGCGAGGCGATGCGATGCGATGCGATCAATCGATCGTCAGGGAAGCCGACGTCATGGGATCGCGAAGACCGCCGCGCAGACTGCCGCGCACGCATCCAAGATGTCGATCGAGCGCAAGCCGCGCCCGACCGGCACGGCGAACGTCACACGGGATCACACGGGCCACAACGGCCCTTCCTGCATCGCGCCGATCTGCTCGCGCAATTCGAGCACGCGCGCTTCCCAATAGCGATGCGTGTTGAACCACGGAAACGCGGCCGGAAACGCGGGATCGTCCCAGCGGCGCGCGAGCCACGCCGCGTAATGAATGAGCCGCAGCGTGCGCAGCGCCTCGATCAGATGCAGCTCGCGCGGATCGAATTCGCAAAAGTCCTCGTAGCCGGAGAGCAGATCGGCGAGCGCGCACGTCGCGTCCGGCCGGTCGCCGGGCAGCAGCAGCCACAAGTCCTGCACGGCGGGCGCCATCCGGCTGTCGTCGAAGTCGACGAAGTGCGGGCCCGCGTCGGTCCACAGCACGTTGCTCGGATGGCAGTCGCCGTGCGCGCGCAGCATCCGCACGTCGCCCGCGCGCTCGTACGCTTGCGCGACGCCTTCCAGTGCGAGCGTCACCGCCGCTTCGTAAGCAGGCCGAACATCGTCCGGCACGAAGTCGTGCGACAGCAGGAAATCGCGCGGCTCGTAGCCGAACGTATGGATATCGAGCGTGGGCCGCGCGACATACGGCTTCGTCGCGCCGACCGCGTGAATGCGACCGATGAAACGGCCGAGCCATTCGAGCGTGTCGCGACGATCGAGCTCGGGCGCGCGACCGCCCCGCCGCTCGAAGATCGCGAAGCGGAAGCCTTCGAACGCGTGCAGCGTGCGGCCGTCGAACGCGAGCGCCGGCACGGCCGGAATCTCGCGCGCCACCAGTTCGGCGACGAACGCATGCTCTTCGAGGATCGCGTCGTCCGGCCAGCGATGCGGACGATAGAACTTCGCGACGATCGGCGGCCCGTCTTCGATGCCCGCCTGATAGACGCGGTTTTCGTAGCTGTTGAGCGCGAGCAGGCGCCCGTCGGTGCGAGAACCGGCGGGGATCAGCACGCTGTCGAGCGCGTCGAGCACGCGCTCCGGCGTGAGGCCTGCAAAAGGCAGGCCGGCGTCGTCGCCGGCTGCGGTGGATTCGGAAGTGGCGTCGTTCATGCCCCGCATTGTGCCGCGCGCGGAGCCGAAAGACGAGCGGTCAGTGCAGCGCGGCGCCCGCGGGGAGCACGGATTCGCCGGTGTCGATCAGATCCTCGAGAAAGAACGGCTCGGTATTGAGCTCCTTGGATTCGCCCGGCACGCCCGCGTACCAGGTCACCATCGCCATGTCCCCGAGAATGCGCTGGACGATGCCGCGCGCGCCTTTCGGCACGGCGATGTGGGTGGTGCAGACAATCGAACCGACATGCATGATGTTTCCCCGCTTTCAAAGCCGGCCGCGTGCTGCCCGGCCGGAAATACCCGAATTGCGCATCCATGCGGCGACGGTTGCGCGTATCCCATTGTTCACCGTTCATGGAATCGCGAAAACGCGAGCTGACGACAAAGGTACCGCCAATTCGCGGGATGCTTCGATTTCGCCGCCGCGACGCCGCCGCTATCAAGGCAGCGCGTCGCTCCATCATACCCTGACGCGCGCGGCCGCCATTCGGCGATTCATTCTGAAGTGCGGCCAAAAGCCAACGCCTCGTCTGACGAAACGACGCCGGACAGGCAACCGGCGTATCGTTGAGGTTTGCTTCACATGGAGAATCAGCGTGACTGTATCATCCGGCGCGCCGCGGCCCGCCGCCCGCGCGCGTCAGGCCGAGGCATCGGCCGTCGAGCGCGCGCCGTCCGCTTCGCCGGCGCGGTATCTCGAACGCGGCTCGCGCAGTTACTGGCACGCGAGCGTCGCGCTGCTGTTCGCCGGCTACGCGACGTTTTCGCTGCTCTACTACGTGCAGCCGCTCTTGCCCGAGTTCTCGAACACGTTCGGCGTGAGCCCCGCGCAGAGCAGTCTCGCGCTGTCGTTCTCGACCGCCGCGCTCGCCGCCGCGGTCTTCGTCGCGGGCTTCGTCTCCGAAGCGCTGAGCCGTCACAAGCTGATGACGGCATCGCTCACCGCATCGTCGCTCCTCACGCTCGCCGCCGCGTTCGCGCCGCATTGGCATCAGTTGCTGATCCTGCGCGCGCTGACGGGACTCGCGCTCGGCGGCGTGCCCGCGGTCGCGATGGCGTATCTCGCGGAAGAAGTGCATCCGGACGGGCTCGGACTCGCGATGGGCCTCTACGTCGGCGGCACCGCGATCGGCGGGATGGCGGGGCGCGTGATCACCGGCATTCTCACCGATCTGTTCTCGTGGCGCATCGCGGTCGGCGTGATCGGCGTGCTCGGTCTCGCATCGATGCTCGCGTTTCGCATGCTGTTGCCGCCGTCGCGGCATTTCACGCCGCGCCGCGGCCTCAACCTCGCGCACCATCGCGCGTCGCTCGCCCATCATCTCGGCAAACGGCGCGAACTGCCCGTGCTGTTCCTGATGGCGTTCGTGCTGATGGGCAGCTTCGTCACGCTCTACAACTACATCGGCTATCGGCTGCTCGCGCCGCCGTATTCGATGGGCCAGGCGACGATCAGCGCGATCTTCGTCGTCTATCTGGCGGGCGTCATCGCGTCGCCGCTGTCGGGGCGGCTCGCCGATACGCTCGGCCGCGGGCGCGTGCTGATCGCGAGCCTCGTCGTGATGCTCGCGGGCGTCGCGCTGACGCTGCTCCATCCCGTCGCGGCGATCGCGGCGGGCATCGCATGCGTGACGTTCGGCTTCTTCGCGGGTCACGCGGTCGCGAGCGGCTGGGTCGGCCGGCTCGCGCAGCACGGCAAGGGCCAGGCCGCGGCGCTCTATCTGCTCGCGTATTACATCGGCTCGAGCGTCGTCGGCTCGTTCGGCGGACGCTTCTGGAGCACGCTCGGCTGGCCGGGCGTCGCGACGCTCGTCGGCGCATTGCTCGTGCTGGGCGTCGTCGCGGCGGCGTGGCTGCGCGCGCGCGAACGCGTCGGCGCCGCTTGACGGCATGACGCCGTCGAAGCGATTGCCAGGCGACGCATCGATGCGTTACCTTTGACGCTCCTGCATTCCCATTCGCACTCGTCGCGATGAAACCCTCGTTGCCCGCCCGCGCCGTATCGAAGCCGTCAATCGCACGGCTGCCGCGCGCGTGCGCGCATCGTCCGCCTGCCGCTTTGCCGCCCGTCGGCGCGCCGCCTCCTCCGGCGGCGCTGCTCGGCTGACCGCCGCGCAACTTCTCTCGCTCTCCGTTCGCCGCTGACCGAATCGTTCCGCACGCCCGTGCGCGGCGCGTTCGCGTGCGCGTGCGATCGGAGCGTTCCGATCCGATCGACAGGTGGATTTCAAATGGCTTCAGTCAGACCCGCGCTCGCCGCGCATGGTGCGACATCGCTCTTCGTGCTGCTGTGGAGCAGCGGAGCGATCTTCGCCGAACTCGGCCTGCGGCATGCGTCCGCATTCGCTTTCCTGATCGCGCGCTTCGCGCTCGCATCGCTCGTGCTGCTCGTGCTGTCGCTCGCGCGACGCCGCTGGCTGCCGCCGCCCGGCGCGCGCCGCACGACGGTCGCGACCGGGCTGCTGCTCACGGGCGGCTACTCGATCCTGTATCTGCTCGCGCTCGAGCGCGGGCTCGCGCCCGGCATCCTCGCGACGATCCTCGGCGTGCAGCCGATCCTCACGCTCGTCGTGCTCGAACGCCGCGCATCGGGCGCGCGGCTCGCGGGACTCGCGCTCGCGCTGATCGGCTTGAGCCTCGTCGTCTACCGCAGCATCGCGGGCGGCGACGCGCCGGTGTCGGGCGCCGCGTGCGCGCTCGGCGCATTGCTCGCGATCACGAGGGGCGCGCTGCTGCAAAAACGCGTGCGCGCGGCGCCGATCGACGTGCTGCCGCTGCAGAACGCACTCGGCCTCGGGCTGTGCGTGCTGGTCGCGCCGTTCGAGCCGATCTCGTTCGAAGCGAGCTGGTCGTTCGTGCTGCCGCTCGCGTGGCTCGGCATCGTGATCTCGGTATTCGCGCAGTTGCTGTTCTATCGGCTGATGCAGCAGGGCGACCTCGTCGACGTGACGAGCCTTTTCTATCTCGTCCCGGTCGTCACCGCGCTGATGGATGCTGTGTGGCTCGGCAATCGTCTCGCGCCGCTCGAGATCGCCGGCATGATCGCGATTCTCGCGGGGCTCGCGCTCGTGTTCCGACGCACCGCGCGCGAATGACAACTGCCCGAAGACGAGGCGCCCGCACTGCAACATGCGGGCGCCTTGTTCACTGCGCCGCAACACGGGAAAGCAATTAGAAAGACAGAATGAAAGCGTTCCGTCTGATTGTTCGCAATAAACCCGGCAATCTGCGAACTTTCGTCGCGCCACGAAGCTTCGGATAGCCAAAAAACGCCGGCCGTTACCTATACTCGAAGCAACCGGCTGCCCCGCACGCGACCGGGCCAGATAAGAAGGAGACACGCATGTCGACTTATTTCACGATCGGCGACTTCATCCTGCTGATCCCGATGGCGCTCGCCGGTGCGCTGTTCCTCGGCGCGATCCCGTGCGCGACCGAATTCCGTCACAACGTGCTGCGCGTGCTCGGCGCGATGCTCGGCATGGCCGTCGCCGTGCTGCTGGTCGAAGGGCTCCCCGCGCTGATCTAGCCGCGACGCCGCGCCACGCACATCCGCCTGCGCCGCCTTCGGCACGCCGAAAGCGGGCGGCAGGCACGTCGTCAGGATGACTACCGATCAGATCGCCTGATCGGTGGACGGCTTTTCCCACAAGTTGATCCCGCCTTCCGTCGCGTAGCGATCGATTTCGGCGATCTCGTCGTCGCTGAACGCGAGTTGCCGGAGCGCCGCGACGTTCTCGCGCACCTGCTCCGCGCGGCTCGCGCCGATCAGCGCGGACGTCACGCGCGGATCGCGCAGCACCCACGCGAGCGCCATCTGCGCGAGACTCTGGCCGCGCCGCTGCGCGATCTCGTTCAGCTTGCGCACGTGATCGAGGTTCTGCGCGCTCAGGTGATCGTCCTTCAACGATCCGCCGCCCGGCTTGTTGATCCGCGCATCGGCCGGCACGCCGTTCAGGTACTTGGACGTCAATAGCCCTTGCGCGAGCGGCGTGAACGCGATGCAGCCGGAACCCGTCTCGTCGAGCGCATCGAGCAGCTCGCGCTCGATCCAGCGATTGAGCAAGTTGTACGCGGGCTGGTGAATCAGGAGCGGCACCTTGTATTCGGCGAGCAGCTTCGCGATCTCGCGCGTCTTCGCCGCCGAATACGACGAGATCCCGATGTAGAGCGCCTTGCCCTGCTGCACGGCCGTGGCGAGCGCGCTCGCGGTTTCCTCGAGCGGCGTGTGCGCGTCGAAGCGGTGCGAATAGAAGATGTCGACGTAATCGAGCCCCATCCGCTGCAGGCTCTGATCGAGGCTCGCGAGCACGTACTTGCGCGAGCCGCCGCCGCTGCCGTACGGACCGGGCCACATGTCCCAGCCGGCCTTCGTCGAAATCAGGAGCTCGTCGCGATACGGCTTGAAGTCCTCGCGCAGCAGCCGGCCGAAGTTCGTTTCGGCGCTGCCGTACGGCGGCCCGTAGTTGTTCGCGAGATCGAAATGGGTGATGCCGAGATCGAATGCGGTGCGCAGGATCTCGCGCTGCGTCGAGATCGGCGTCGTGTCGCCGAAGTTGTGCCACAAGCCGAGCGAAAGCGCCGGCAGTTTGAGCCCGGATTTGCCGCATACGCGATACTGCATGTCCGCATAGCGCTCGGAAGCTGCTTCGTAGGCCATCTGAATTCCCGTCAGGACGTTGAACGAGGCCGGACGCGATCCGTCCGGACCAACCTCAGCGGGCCATGTTAGCCAACGATCGCGAATCGTGCAGCAACGCGCTGCCGCGATGGACGCGACGGCGGCGCTCCCCTACACTGCGGCGTCTTCATCATCCGTTTCAGCGAGGATTTTCATGACTCGAGCGATTTCCGTTGCGCTCATCGTCGGCGGCGTTCTGCTGCTGTATTTCGGCGGCCAGTCGTTCCATTCGATCAACGACGGCGTCGCACGCTTCTTCACCGGCTCGCCTTCGACGAAGACGATCATGCTGATCGCGGGCGGCGTCGTCGCGACGCTCGTCGGGCTGATCGGCCTGTCGATGCCGAGCGGCAAGCGCTGACGCGCTCGCGCTTTCGGCACTGCTCCCGACACGAAAAAACGGGCGGCCGCATGCGGCCGCCCGGTCATTGTCCGATCATCAGTTGCTTGCGCGCGGTGCAACGCCGAGCGCATCCGATCCCGCATGAGACGAACGCGCGACACGCGGCGCATCGCGAATCTCGCCGCTCCCCGCCGCCGCGAACGGCGAACTAGAAGCGCACTTCCGGCTTCGACGCCGAACGGGATCCCGGAACCGGCCGGTTGCTGTCGCCGTGGTACGTGAACACGAGCGAGAACTTCACCTGATCGGTGCGGTTCTGACCCGCCGAATGCAGCGTGTTGCAGTGGAAGAACACGACGTCGCCCGCGGCGAGCTCCGGACACACCGCCTGATCGATCAACTGCCGGTTCGCCGGCACGTCGCTGCGGAAGAACTTCGCTTCGTCGAAACTCTCCGGCCCGAATTCCGCGCCATGCGAACCCGGCACGAGCCACAGCGCGCCGTTCTCGTTCGTCTCCGGCCCGAGCGCGAGCCACACGGATACGAGGTCCGGACGCTCGAACGACCAGTAGCGCACGTCGCGATGCCAGCCGGTCAGGCTGCCGTATGCCGGATGCTTCGTCATCATGCAGTTGTGATGCGCGCGCGACAGCACCGGCGTCTCGCCGAAATACGCGCGCATCCACGCGGCGATCTCGGGCGCCGTCGCGCGCTCGGCGAACGCTTCGTCGCGCGCGTACGCGTCGAGCAGGCGCCGCACCGTATGGCCGCCCGGCGCGTGCCGCGATTCGGGCGCGCCCGGATAGCGCAGATCGGCTTCGAATTCGAGCGGCTGCGCCGCTTCGTGCAGTTGCCGCTCGGCGATCGCCTTCAGTTGCGCGCACCGTTCGGGCGCGACGAGCCCCGGAGCGACGACGAAGCCGCGCTCACGCAGCGTCTGGACCTGCGTGTGAATCAACTCCGGGTGCAAGGAAGACATGGGATGTTCGACATAATTTTTATCAACGATCGATTGTAAAGCGGACGTGCGCGACATGCTCGGCCACGATGCCGCCAAGCGGAAAACGGCGCGCGATCGCAGCGGCGAATTTGATGTAACGCAAAGGAACTGTCGGCGTCGCGCACGCCACTAAGTTCGGCAGGCCCGCGCGCCACGCGCCTGCGCACAAGGGTTAGCGCGACTTTCTGGCGTCACGAATCGCCTGTAGTCTCGACGCACCTGCTAGTTTTCGCGGGCAGCGGCGCACCGATGCTTTCGGTACGATGGGTTCGACCCGTGCCGCACAACGGCCGTTTTTACATTCGCGCCCCGAAATGGGCGCAATCTACGAGCGAATTATTTTCGTCATGCCTTTCCGACTGACTTCCCGTCTTCACCGCACCCCGAAGTGCGCGCCGTCGGCGCCGCACCGGATCGTGCGCGCGTTGCGCCACCACAGCACCCGAGCGAGCGTGCTCGCCGAGCGCGCTCGCCAGCACCAGCCGCGGTTCGACGGCCTGCGCGCGTGGCTGCAGGCGTTCCTGTCGCTGATGAGTGCGCATGCGGCGGCACGCCGCACCGCGCTGCGCTCGCTGCTGCAAAAGCCGGCGCTGCGGCTGCGCGCGCCGTCGCTGCATCGCGCGAGCGTCGCGCCGCGCCGGATCAACCGGCCGCGCCGTCTCGCAGCGAGCACCGGCTGGTTCGTGTTCGCCGCACGCTGAACGCGCGAAGCACGCGGCAATTCGCCGCGTCCCGCAAGCCGCATGCCGCGACGAACGCAGGCAAGGCCGAAGCAGGACGCGAGCGAAGCCGAAATGAAAAAACCCCGGTCGAGACCGGGGTTTTTGTTTGCTACGGCGAACCGTGCGTCAGGCGACTTGCACGGCCGGCTCGACGCCAGCCGCTTCGGCGAGCACGAGCGCCTTGTCGGCGGCTTCCCACGAGAATTCCGGCTCTTCGCGGCCGAAGTGGCCGTAGGCGGCGGTCTTCTCGTAGATCGGACGCAGCAGGTCGAGCATCTGGATGATGCCCTTCGGACGCAGGTCGAAATGCTCGCGAACGAGCTTCGTGATCGTCTCGTCGGACACGCGGCCCGTGCCGAACGTGTTGACCATCACCGAGGTCGGCTCGGCGACGCCGATCGCGTACGACACCTGGATCAGCGCGCGCGACGCGAGGCCCGCGGCGACGATGTTCTTCGCGACGTAGCGGCCCGCGTAAGCGGCCGAGCGATCGACCTTCGACGGATCCTTGCCCGAGAACGCACCGCCGCCGTGCGGGGCCGCGCCGCCGTACGTGTCGACGATGATCTTGCGGCCGGTCAGCCCGCAGTCGCCCTGCGGACCGCCGATCACGAAGCGGCCGGTCGGGTTCACGA
Proteins encoded in this region:
- a CDS encoding serine/threonine protein kinase, coding for MNDATSESTAAGDDAGLPFAGLTPERVLDALDSVLIPAGSRTDGRLLALNSYENRVYQAGIEDGPPIVAKFYRPHRWPDDAILEEHAFVAELVAREIPAVPALAFDGRTLHAFEGFRFAIFERRGGRAPELDRRDTLEWLGRFIGRIHAVGATKPYVARPTLDIHTFGYEPRDFLLSHDFVPDDVRPAYEAAVTLALEGVAQAYERAGDVRMLRAHGDCHPSNVLWTDAGPHFVDFDDSRMAPAVQDLWLLLPGDRPDATCALADLLSGYEDFCEFDPRELHLIEALRTLRLIHYAAWLARRWDDPAFPAAFPWFNTHRYWEARVLELREQIGAMQEGPLWPV
- a CDS encoding MFS transporter, coding for MTVSSGAPRPAARARQAEASAVERAPSASPARYLERGSRSYWHASVALLFAGYATFSLLYYVQPLLPEFSNTFGVSPAQSSLALSFSTAALAAAVFVAGFVSEALSRHKLMTASLTASSLLTLAAAFAPHWHQLLILRALTGLALGGVPAVAMAYLAEEVHPDGLGLAMGLYVGGTAIGGMAGRVITGILTDLFSWRIAVGVIGVLGLASMLAFRMLLPPSRHFTPRRGLNLAHHRASLAHHLGKRRELPVLFLMAFVLMGSFVTLYNYIGYRLLAPPYSMGQATISAIFVVYLAGVIASPLSGRLADTLGRGRVLIASLVVMLAGVALTLLHPVAAIAAGIACVTFGFFAGHAVASGWVGRLAQHGKGQAAALYLLAYYIGSSVVGSFGGRFWSTLGWPGVATLVGALLVLGVVAAAWLRARERVGAA
- a CDS encoding DMT family transporter, whose amino-acid sequence is MASVRPALAAHGATSLFVLLWSSGAIFAELGLRHASAFAFLIARFALASLVLLVLSLARRRWLPPPGARRTTVATGLLLTGGYSILYLLALERGLAPGILATILGVQPILTLVVLERRASGARLAGLALALIGLSLVVYRSIAGGDAPVSGAACALGALLAITRGALLQKRVRAAPIDVLPLQNALGLGLCVLVAPFEPISFEASWSFVLPLAWLGIVISVFAQLLFYRLMQQGDLVDVTSLFYLVPVVTALMDAVWLGNRLAPLEIAGMIAILAGLALVFRRTARE
- the mgrA gene encoding L-glyceraldehyde 3-phosphate reductase, which codes for MAYEAASERYADMQYRVCGKSGLKLPALSLGLWHNFGDTTPISTQREILRTAFDLGITHFDLANNYGPPYGSAETNFGRLLREDFKPYRDELLISTKAGWDMWPGPYGSGGGSRKYVLASLDQSLQRMGLDYVDIFYSHRFDAHTPLEETASALATAVQQGKALYIGISSYSAAKTREIAKLLAEYKVPLLIHQPAYNLLNRWIERELLDALDETGSGCIAFTPLAQGLLTSKYLNGVPADARINKPGGGSLKDDHLSAQNLDHVRKLNEIAQRRGQSLAQMALAWVLRDPRVTSALIGASRAEQVRENVAALRQLAFSDDEIAEIDRYATEGGINLWEKPSTDQAI
- a CDS encoding DUF3185 family protein, with translation MTRAISVALIVGGVLLLYFGGQSFHSINDGVARFFTGSPSTKTIMLIAGGVVATLVGLIGLSMPSGKR
- a CDS encoding phytanoyl-CoA dioxygenase family protein — encoded protein: MSSLHPELIHTQVQTLRERGFVVAPGLVAPERCAQLKAIAERQLHEAAQPLEFEADLRYPGAPESRHAPGGHTVRRLLDAYARDEAFAERATAPEIAAWMRAYFGETPVLSRAHHNCMMTKHPAYGSLTGWHRDVRYWSFERPDLVSVWLALGPETNENGALWLVPGSHGAEFGPESFDEAKFFRSDVPANRQLIDQAVCPELAAGDVVFFHCNTLHSAGQNRTDQVKFSLVFTYHGDSNRPVPGSRSASKPEVRF